In Styela clava chromosome 10, kaStyClav1.hap1.2, whole genome shotgun sequence, the sequence tggagtttgcagccttgagcattttttttacggctcgatatttgtattagtgtttttcgtcaaacctgtgcatcatgatgacgcacaacctgaatcataacctgttacaatactatgttcaggttgtgcgcaatcttggtgcacaaactacgcaagcaccaaatttactaggaaataaaatcaataacttttaggtatttattgagatatttgtattagactttttcgtcaaacatgtgcatcataatgacgcacaacctgaaccataacctgttacaatactatgttcaggttgtgcgcaatcttggtgcacaaactacgcaagcatcaaatttactaggaaataaaatcatcaacatcataggtatttgttgagcccagctttgggtcgcgacccatatacagtatatggaaatactgtcgaaacatacgcgtaaaataaagagtactatttcaaaatacccgtttttgttgcaattaacaatacaagtctgctaatgcagtcgccagtggttcaagtagatatacacccggtggagaacagtcaattatttgttagcgagaattgttatgcagcgggatgatcacgacgacgcagagaaagataatgatatcacgtgAATAAGAATGAGAAAAATGCTACATTTCATGGTATATCCCTgagaaagaatgtagttcattcttatgttccatgccaatgcttttcaaactaccaaagactctcaacacttttgcttcttctcttctataaaaattcattgttattatatattcgcatttccatctgtttgttcgtgctcccagatagccgatcagcggcctccaaggaggacggggtccccttttaatAAACcatgtcataaactaaaagaggcttgcctgttgtcatgctgtccctggaattcagctacaacaaaaatttcacgaaaacggatttttaaattttatgattttattaatattctcaacaatgaatgatatacgggtggtataatgccaagttattccaacaacatgatcatgttttgcaatttacaaccaatattttgtatggaactttgtttgacagagccccaagagctctaactacaaatatcaaaaatgtgaggccaaaatagtcacactacaacattgtcaaatgtgctttatttacgatagataacaggtttaccaaaaagaattacatgaaaaatggtaaaataaagatcaattcagtaATATccacttggtgatatgcatatgttgatgattttatgtgtttatttcggaagtttaataccAGAATTAATCGTGGTTgctggggatgttttaaaaaaggttgcatggagaaacgttttcacaaaatgtcaaggtttgatggTAGTAGAGAAGTAGGAAAATTacccaaatgtttttttttcatttgataaccccgccacagaacttccccccgataagtatacgcagcaattgcgagaggcagaaatgccaagatgggatttcatcgcattgcaaaccaatattagcaattcttatatatattcgcgcattcccatctgaacagcgtggaaaagattatacccatctacacactttaagaactatgtcagatgagcgtcatattatcgaatatcagtagaggaatagtgcaatgggaaaagacatataaggcggaactttcagtagtatgcaatcaaataatcttattgtataatatatatttaaaaacatttcgtcacgccagctgcagtccgaaactttttgtctctggctgagcttagataccaattggcactcatgtaaactggtaagactgtaagaggcacgcgatggagcagatacaaAGAGTAtacatcccccagctgtcatttgagtgggtactgctgtttttattgcagatgttactgatctttctgtattaaagatttactggcatcaccgatttaaggatgttggaaaccaacacgcaatattacaaaacttactttcaacacgcggtttgaatgaatgaaaaagctgaaactagtattctttagaacagcatacaaattctatggaatgaaatcatacacaaaagctcgttaaaaacctatagctcaataatcaagtggaatttgatgcatgtgcgcaaaaatgtgcgcgttactacgtacaaccgaagcacgcaggaaaatgtgtgtgatgtactagtattcaaaacgtttgactcaactatgttggcataacaggtgcacatctcggtttcgcatacgcataccttctatctccacaagggtatattaattttgccaaagtcaatgcagcactgaaaggttgcggttcttccaaaagaaaccacgttacacatctttagttACCAGTGGATgatttacatggccttgttcggagtgaaagacgaggtcaaatattccaatccaattcaactaataaaatatttcccaagtcccgaagcttaaactaggaaaacgaaatgcgcgcggcaacgcaaatgtagtttgaagagcgcaatagaaagtggctagatgctgtcgatggatcttggcttgtattagtgaaataaactaccatttattctactaaaattgaatttctgacattgtaagaagattcaatgttactatgtatgcaaaaataaaccatgtagttatgaaataattgtttttaacaaaaaggcgctcctgaagtattcgtaccaagatggcgcacaacctgaacattgtatgtttaccaggttagggttcaggatgtgcgtcatcttgaaccgaatattttgaatccacttaaaaaaaattgctcaacattatatacttcacacccacctgggtatcattatatatgtcctatacattatatctaaacaataaaaaaaactttatgtcccaaaacaatgtaaaggcccgattctgccggactaataTGAAGTTTTTTCATGGTTGTCGATGCTTCCACAACacaaaactaatttattacttCATATCTTTTTGTTATCAAAACTGCATCATAGGCAAACAGGCCGACATGGTTTTGTCTGTTCTGCATCCTAGTCATTTTCAACTTCTTCTAATCgttcaaaaataacaaattcatACATTCACATACACAAGGGTTGGGAGGGGGTTGGGGGTTCTTGGGATTGGTTGGGCCCCTCAAGGGAGAGAAAACATAGCATCGCAATCATTATTAGGCAATACTTGTTTGACCAATACTGGTATAAAATTATATGCAGAATCCGGTTATGAAGTGGTCAATTAAGTAATCTATATTCCAATTTCGACAACTTTTAAATTGAATTACAGTTGAATGTCGGGGCCTGCTttttataggataggatttacatatttatcccgggggagaggaaagtcgataagacggcttaattatatggcgaaccatggcctctcgtccggttaccagtccaggacgggtatgggattagttagccagttatttgttttcggaagcatggacttaaaTGAAATTAAATGACAAACAAAGCGTTTTACTGATTAAAGTATACTGAACTTTGTAGGGTGTTTGATAAGCCAATTTGATTTACATGCTAGATTGCTGACGTCCTATTCCCTAGATAGcctgaaatatttatatttgtttggcactaaaaataattttttaaaatttaattttatataccaaattttaTAGGGTGAATTAGGCAAGCGTCTGTTTAGTGGCGTCATCCTTTTGTCACctattctgttttatttttattaattatattgaacaaaatattataatttttccaACCTGATGTATGTTATCACTGAGAATAGTTTATCGTATacaaatttgaatataccaAAACATGTAGATGTGTTTGAAAAGCCTCTTTTTGTCGGATGTCAATCTTTTCGAGTTGCCATACTGCTCGAGGCTTTCCAAATTGCCTTAATGCTGCCTTCCAAATTCCTTAAAATATGTATTTCGGTTTGGCACTGAATAATaataaagcatttttctgtattatGCTCTGCATATATTTAGCTATTCCATTTATCATAATTATCGCTTTTCACTTCCATgaccaaaatttgattttcaatagATAAATCTCACCAAAATATATGcgcattgtttttgtatttttataccGGTTTGTAAAcaaagtaattaattttattactaaCTGTTAAAAAATTCTCATTTCTGATCCCTGATATGCTACATCTTTGTAAGTAGTTTTTTCGTgttcaaatacaaatataacAAAACTTTTAGGATGTGCTTGACAAGCCCCTCTTTGActtaaatttttatgaaaagtatTTAACAAGTTCTACTTTGTTTATATTACTGATTGTAAAAAATGATGTAGCCTACTTTCTCTACCCAGTGCGTTTGCTACATGTCTGAAAATGTACGGATTATACAAATATACCAAAACTTGTACGTTTGCCAAGCCTCTATTTGTTGGCTGTCAACCTTTTCGAGTGTCCATGCCGGTAGATTTACTGCTGGAGTCTTTCCAAATTGACTAAAATCAGATGTTGAAATTAAGAAGACTGCGACAACCCGTGAACCTATCTTATTCGTGCtactgaaatattaattttacaaTTACATTACAAATGACTTTAATGTGACACTTGTTGTTGCATCACGCACTTAAACCAGTTTATAAGCGCCACTTCTCcgaaaaactataaaaatgaGCATCAaacattttgtaataaaaagtATGAGATGATTTTTCAAGATGTTTTTGACCTATCGCTCCTACCTTTATTGATGCGTATCGGGAAGTTCTGTTGCCAAAGCGAAGGTACGCCGGGTTAGACTTGAGCGAGGCAAAAGCGAGACAGACTTCTGTATTGTGGCGCTACCGTATGTAGCATTCTGTTATGCTGTAATCGTTGAATGGAGAATGGGTACCGGTAGTATACTTTGACGGGACGGAATTATAGTATAATTTTATAATCACAGATTTGGCAGAAAGgtaaaacagtaccggtaaattgaatttattgattcatatagaCTACACAGTACAGCATATAACTTAACAGCATTcgaaataagaaacaataaaacatttataataccAGAATACAGTACCGATAATAAATACCggtacaatatgtaaaatatttaatcatataATACAgtattagttatgtttaacacaattccaGAATTCTGAAGTGTGCCCGGTGCCCTTTTAGGAATCGCGACAACGCATAATTCCAATGGTTacattattactgtattatgtaATGATAATGCCACAATTTTCTGATCTCATCGAAAACTGTATGTGATATTTGAAAACACTTCGCGACCCATCTTGAATAGCTTCGtgacccactggttgagaaTCACTGTACTAAAATAGCCTATCGACGATACTACATCTAACTATCTTCCCCTGCACCATCATGCTTAAATACCAGAATACATAAATCATTAACAAATTCGTTTTATAATTCTGCAGTTAACTTGGAATAGGCCCAAACTAAACACAGATACAGCTATAGCTAGACTACCCATCTTTGTTTTAGTTGCTTATACCTTTTGAACAAACCATATGAAGCTTCAATCAATTGAGGATGGGCTTGTATTTCGTCTATCTGAGCACACACCTGATGTTATAAGACAGGCAAGTTTTCTTAAATTCACGTTTATGAGAAAAAGCAGtcgatattttatattcttttgacACCTAGCTTCTTTTCCTAGCTCTGGCAGACAGGTGATTTTCTAGAATGTTTTGCTTGTTATTCTATAATCTTAGCAATGCTCATGTCCGCACATCTGGAACGATAATCAGATTACTGGATTATGTAAATATGCTCATATCTGACCTGAAGTGTCCAGATGTAACACAAAACTAAGAAAAATCCTGAGTCGTTAAGGATGGGGATTTTCATGTTCATCCTGGGGAAAGGAATGCTGCCAAACAGCATAATGATATGGCTAACTACGATTGGTACCAGTCAAGTATAAGTATTCTAGATGCCATTTAAAATAATCAGACAAACTCCAGTGTTAGAGGGTACCTACATCTGAATTCTAACACAATTAcgaattaatttaaaaatgggTTATCaagaattataataaaaattggaTATTCACATTTAGATATTGGTGGAGCGTGGCTGGACGGAATATGATGAAGAAGCAGAGGAGAATGAAGGAGAGTGGAACTTATGGTGGAGGACACAAAGATTCCGTAAATCTGAACATTCTGAAGTAGCTCATTGGCAGAGACTCAATCATTTCCCACGTACTGATGCAATTACAAGAAAAGATTGTCTTGTTAGAAATTTAAGAAGAATGAGGTTGGATACCAAGTGACTAAATAGATTTGGGGTCATACTTGAAGTCAAATTAAACAATGACTTAAATATTTGACTACaagtcaaattaaatttttttttttaaattttttttatttgtaattggCTTACAGTTAGAAATCTATGttattttataaatgtaatttcGTACTCAAAATTCATGCATTAACATTCATATGTTTTTTATGTAGACtatattttatactttataGGTGTGTTCATGGTGCTTCAGTTTATGACTTCCATCCACTTTCATACATATTACCAAATGAATATACTAAATTTGTGTCAGATTATGCAAAAGAAACACAGAAAAGTGGGAAGGTAGGAATTGTAAGCTTAGAGATTAGGCCTAAACTCATACCATTGTTCAAGTCGACAAATTCATCAATACTAATacttagggttaccatatttttgggACTTCAAATCAGGACGCCTCAAAGGCAACAACCcattagctgtgattttgtaacttcacattttccgattttactacataggcctatattcctacatttaaagctgtctcggctgtctgtcatattgttatcaaaatttcatgcgCTTATTGtttgtctaaatatcgggttcagttcgaaaactaggaaggaattgacgttaacgataccggtacaaatgaTTCGAATTTAGaataattagtattggttttatatgcgatacgtctgccatcaatgggaatcagcaggaaacgaacgcattcaccttcagtaagaaGGCTAacgttgcgctacacagaaacaacagtaacatgaacatgtttgtgtattatgctggaaaagtgagacttttggctgacttatcgggacggcggcacaaaacgctgaaaagtgggactgtcccgcctaaagcgggacgtatggtaagcctactaaAACTGTATTCATTGAAATATTCACTTTTAATTCAGGATGTTTATTGGATATGCAAACCAACTGATTTGTCAAGGGGACGTGGAATTTTTGTGTTCAAAGATTTGAAAGATCTCAATTATGACTGCCCTGTGATAGTTCAGAAATATATCAGCTCACCATTACTTATTTCTGGATATAAGTTTGATTTGAGAATATATGTCTGTGTTCCAAGTTTTCATCCTCTcacaatttatatttatcagGTGAGTAACAAGTAGTTGTTATTTGACTAGTATTTGAAGGTAATTACGGAATATGAAATCATATCATATTGTCGTATAATTTGAGTCTTTTAACCTTTGACCTTTAACTGATTCTGATtgagttttgaaaatatttctagcTCGAGTCCCTCCATTCCTACTCATTGTAAAATGATTCTTTCTATTTACAGGAAGGAATTGTTAGATTTGGAACAGATAAGTTTGATCTTGGACAGCTAGGGAATGTTTTTTCACATTTGACAAAtacatcaataaataaatatggtCCCGCATACTCAGCAGATAAAGAACGAGTGGGTCCTGGATGCAAATGGACTCTAACCCAGGTAAATCTTGTCTAAGTTGTGTTCAAATTGAATCATACTTTGCATATTTAATCATTCCCATAACTTTAATCAGGCGTTTTGGCATCTCTGCTTTGGGGAGGCGTTTTTGAAGGCGAGAGGATTTGGCCCCAACCTATTTTGCAATGTTGTTTTTGGTGGTCATGCTCAACTATCAACCAATTGCCCATGCTGACTTTGAtaagatattgtttttttttctgattatagCTGCGACACTTTTTTCGACAAATGGATAATGTGGACGAAACTTTGTTGTGGCAGAGAATAACAAATATAGTTGTTTTAACATTGGCAACGCAAGCTCCTACAGTTCCAAAATCACAAAGCTGCTTCGAATTATTTGGTTTTGATATTCTTATTGATCAAAATTTCAAGCCATGGTTGTTGGAGGCAagtaaacaataaatataacttattatatgaaatacagtattttttttctataagcATAAATTGTAATTTGTGTGATATCATAGATATGAATAagtttattataatatatactcATCTTTTCAGTTTAACTACTGCATTGATTTTTCTATATCTCTAAAAAATGCCTACCTTCAGTTTGTGAATGTGGATACATTGGTCTATTATCACATGCCAAAGATcccaggttcaaatcccatgcccaccaccttaGTGTAATAAACTGGGTAGGCAATTGCGATTGGAAAGAACCCAGTTGTAATAAAATATAGTACTTGCCTACATAGAGCCTTatccataaataaaaaatatagttgTTTTGTTAGTAATTCCACGACATTTTGATTCTGACAATTTCCATGAAATTTCACAAAGTAGGGttcaaatttgtgaaaaaaactATCGTTCTTCATATTCGTTAGGTGAATTTCAGTCCAGCGTTGAGTATGGATTGCCAGGCAGATTTCATAGCGAAACATTCGATGCTCAATGATCTAATTGATCTCCTTAACTTCAAAGGTATTCTATTAATGTTTACTTCTCTTAATAACTAGTCCTAGTTTTGTTTAGAATACTAATAAATCATTAAAATGCGATTCAATCACaactaaattcaaatttatatttagcaGGTGACGCTGAAAGAGGTGGAAAATCTTATCGGGAATGTAGGAGTCCATCACCCACGTACAGCACGCCACGAAGGTTAGTCTGTTTGTGTTTAATGCAAAACAACTCAGCATATAAGTAAGAGTATTGTTGAGTAAATGTAGAAAAGTTTAGGATTTTTATTATccattaattaataaattaccCTTTAACTGGTTTATGTAATTATTAACTATATATAAACTATTCACTTTTTTGGCGAACGCGGTTCTATCAGTGAACAGAGTGTACCAATATAATGTGAAATTTTGCTCTTTACATGTGGTCCTCAACACTCAGGGTAAGTTTTAAGAGAGAGAATAGTTGAAACTTTAATGGCTCGTAACATAAAGTATCTGTTCTACTTCCCGATTAAAGTAAGAAGTATTCTTCTTTATGattatttctgtttttttgcATTTGTCTCACTCTCAGACACCAGGTCATTgcattttcttcaaaaaaaatatttttatgcattGATATCTCTTGATGTTGCCATAGTGATGAACTTATAGTTGAATGATTTATTATCTTTTTGTCAAAAACAACATGTGTATCATATTCAACCACGTTTTAGATATGAAAGAAATAGCCAACGCAAATCTTACGTACGAAATGATAGTTCATCCAATTCTACATCTTCCAATTCCTATACATATTCTAAACCAAGAGTATCGAAGCAAAGTCCACTTTTGTTGGGAAGATATAAATCATCACCAAGGGACGCAAACACTGGATCTCAACAACATGTCACACCTCGTTGTTCAACTTTGTCAAAAAACAATCAAAGACTACCAAGCATTGTCAAAACACTAGTAGATGAAGGTAACAATAGTGTTTGTCAATTACAATAGTCACACCGTTTCAAGGTTGTCCAaaacaaatacaatattattatatactATATTTCTGAATCTTGATTATGGGAGTAATCTAGAATTTTTTAGGATAGCATAGGATTTACCGGTACATATTAACCTCCGGAGTGAGGAAAGTCgatgagacggcttaatcatatggcgaaccacagcctttcgttcggttaccagttaTGGGATCAGTTGGCCAGTGATTAGTTtccagatgcatagacttgaacCACCCAATGGCGGCGAGAGGTTGAGCAATCATCTCGCATATAATTTCCGCCACAGGATTTGAACCCACGCAGGTTATTATTCATAGATACGGTGGCAAGTGAGtccctaacgcttagcacgatgcaccacaccgCTTAAAACTCATTAATTTGAAGTGACTGTATATCCAAAAAGGTCTTCATCGAATTTCTGAAAACTAGGAATTATAAATCAAATTACCTGTATCACTGTGTATCTTAATGTTCatgttttctcaaatttcagACTTCTTCCTCTGTATGTTTTTATTGAACATGACTCTatttacaatatattatataatcaaTATTCCAcacttgaaaattttaatttggaaGGTTTTGGCCAGCCCTAGTCTGTTTTCTTTGTGTATTACCGGTACTTACTATGAAGCTACTAACGAACAAtaccaaattaaaattgtaagaTGATCAGAAGTAGATAGAAGATAAATTTTGGTTAATTGTCTCAGTTTTTAATAATACAAGTTGGATATAGAAATGGCTTAATACTTTTACTTACTTGAAATAATTAGCAGTAATCTGGAGGAAATAAAAAGGATAACTTTACCGAAAAAATGACcaacttttatcatttttattttaaaatatattttttgaaaagacaaattttatattcagttttcaGCATTTTTAGATGGCATTTTACTGGATTTTGTGACAAAATAAGTTCATTTTCCAGAAGGTGAATCTTGTGATAGCGGGATATCATCTATGACCTCCATTCCAAGAAATTTGAGCAACAGTAGTATGGCATCTAGTCAGTCATCTGTGGATAATCAAAACCATGCAGGGTAAGGAATTTAATatcaaatacaaataatatttcatgATTTAATATTTCGTATCATGTCAAGCGATTCTTATTCGTCTACTTTGTTCCCTATTAATACAATTTATGCCTATTTTTGTGTTGTACACATTTAATGATGGTGAATATATAAGATAAGATAgataatttatttcgatttcgCCATTGTGCAAAAATCCAACCACAAGACAGGAATTCAGTGAAGGTGCCAAAACTTCAAAGAAGATTCAAAATCCATAATATACATAGATTATAGGTGATTTTGTATCTTGTGAACTTTGAGATTATAAATAGATATAAACCATAAAAGCACAATGATTATGCCTCTAATCAGCTTGTGAACATTTTGATgaaacatgaatataaataataaaatgatattgGGGTTTCAAGTTTGTGAATATTGTTACAATACATGCCCCTGTTATGCAAACTGGAGCAgtgaaaatacaaacaataaagGGATAAACATGGGCACATATTAGCCTTATTTACACTGTAAAACGCTAGGTTGAAGTGAAATAAGTTAATAAATTAAACAGAAATGATGATGAACATTATCTCGCTGAAGAAGAAAGCGTTTGTCTGACTGGCAGAACTGATTTGTTGGAGGATAATGAAGATAGTGATTTTACAACGGATGGCAGTTGGTTGTTGGGGTCCGACAAACACACCATGGCAACGAAACTACTAAAATCTTCTGTAATTGATCGGCCTTCTAGCAGGAGTTCTGAAAAGGAGCGAACTGCCTCGAGAAAACCATTCAGGTACATAAGCAGTTGTTTTTtattagatagatagtttagtttatttcgaaaactccacaatctgacaatacaaacaaataaaaaatggagaattctggagagcgaggaaaaccttaaaaaaattcaaaacaagatGAGCATCATGTGCCCGCTCACCAACACGAATTCACAAAAACaaactcaatataataaaaataaacacacacacaaaaatacaCGAATGTAATAAACTTCCAGACTGttgttttcttttaaaataCTCAAGCTAATAAGGACCAATTCAATCCGATACAATGACAACGTGTGTAggtgttttattatatttattattatgaatatttatattatttttaaatatatgtattCTAAATTTGATGTTATGGAAATTTATACCTTGCAAGTTGTAACTGAAATATTATCCggattttatttattgctaGTTGATTATATAGGCATATATTATAAAGTTTTTCTTGCAgtaattaatgttaataaataaaGTCAGATCCAGTGTGTATGCTTTGTTTTTAAGAAAGTAAATGTTTCCTAATTTAGCAAAGTTTGGGAACTTGTGATCTAGTCCAAAGAGGTATTATAGCTggttttttattgaatataaaatgaGGGAAATAAAATTGCAGATTAGTTTTAGTGATATATATGTTAAATGGTCTACTCCTTGTTTTTTCAGGCTACAATCAAGACCCAACTATTCCAAGACACTGCCTCGA encodes:
- the LOC120338301 gene encoding uncharacterized protein LOC120338301 isoform X2 yields the protein MKLQSIEDGLVFRLSEHTPDVIRQILVERGWTEYDEEAEENEGEWNLWWRTQRFRKSEHSEVAHWQRLNHFPRTDAITRKDCLVRNLRRMRCVHGASVYDFHPLSYILPNEYTKFVSDYAKETQKSGKDVYWICKPTDLSRGRGIFVFKDLKDLNYDCPVIVQKYISSPLLISGYKFDLRIYVCVPSFHPLTIYIYQEGIVRFGTDKFDLGQLGNVFSHLTNTSINKYGPAYSADKERVGPGCKWTLTQLRHFFRQMDNVDETLLWQRITNIVVLTLATQAPTVPKSQSCFELFGFDILIDQNFKPWLLEVNFSPALSMDCQADFIAKHSMLNDLIDLLNFKGDAERGGKSYRECRSPSPTYSTPRRYERNSQRKSYVRNDSSSNSTSSNSYTYSKPRVSKQSPLLLGRYKSSPRDANTGSQQHVTPRCSTLSKNNQRLPSIVKTLVDEEGESCDSGISSMTSIPRNLSNSSMASSQSSVDNQNHAGNDDEHYLAEEESVCLTGRTDLLEDNEDSDFTTDGSWLLGSDKHTMATKLLKSSVIDRPSSRSSEKERTASRKPFRLQSRPNYSKTLPRIQTSATTPRFNRSSKSTLTSMDYNRGVDSQLKDSRLHPIAEATNTPQSTLAMSMQSIDESEDPGLNRHTRSLRKKKIINSAPISRTPVRDDAHQSSFNSTDNKQIRIQRFSRKKAISSYKSPYSIESTKATKMSPSNPWPRTRVGDFVLAFPWNEAMRKASGANFDMKTIIRELQKILKKLLIASKEETNGTRKRRTSAAITKSEAIELSFMLKFEDKDSNPLYFWGPQHPPLLSSVLS
- the LOC120338301 gene encoding uncharacterized protein LOC120338301 isoform X1 — protein: MKLQSIEDGLVFRLSEHTPDVIRQILVERGWTEYDEEAEENEGEWNLWWRTQRFRKSEHSEVAHWQRLNHFPRTDAITRKDCLVRNLRRMRCVHGASVYDFHPLSYILPNEYTKFVSDYAKETQKSGKDVYWICKPTDLSRGRGIFVFKDLKDLNYDCPVIVQKYISSPLLISGYKFDLRIYVCVPSFHPLTIYIYQEGIVRFGTDKFDLGQLGNVFSHLTNTSINKYGPAYSADKERVGPGCKWTLTQLRHFFRQMDNVDETLLWQRITNIVVLTLATQAPTVPKSQSCFELFGFDILIDQNFKPWLLEVNFSPALSMDCQADFIAKHSMLNDLIDLLNFKAGDAERGGKSYRECRSPSPTYSTPRRYERNSQRKSYVRNDSSSNSTSSNSYTYSKPRVSKQSPLLLGRYKSSPRDANTGSQQHVTPRCSTLSKNNQRLPSIVKTLVDEEGESCDSGISSMTSIPRNLSNSSMASSQSSVDNQNHAGNDDEHYLAEEESVCLTGRTDLLEDNEDSDFTTDGSWLLGSDKHTMATKLLKSSVIDRPSSRSSEKERTASRKPFRLQSRPNYSKTLPRIQTSATTPRFNRSSKSTLTSMDYNRGVDSQLKDSRLHPIAEATNTPQSTLAMSMQSIDESEDPGLNRHTRSLRKKKIINSAPISRTPVRDDAHQSSFNSTDNKQIRIQRFSRKKAISSYKSPYSIESTKATKMSPSNPWPRTRVGDFVLAFPWNEAMRKASGANFDMKTIIRELQKILKKLLIASKEETNGTRKRRTSAAITKSEAIELSFMLKFEDKDSNPLYFWGPQHPPLLSSVLS
- the LOC120338301 gene encoding uncharacterized protein LOC120338301 isoform X3, which translates into the protein MKLQSIEDGLVFRLSEHTPDVIRQDVYWICKPTDLSRGRGIFVFKDLKDLNYDCPVIVQKYISSPLLISGYKFDLRIYVCVPSFHPLTIYIYQEGIVRFGTDKFDLGQLGNVFSHLTNTSINKYGPAYSADKERVGPGCKWTLTQLRHFFRQMDNVDETLLWQRITNIVVLTLATQAPTVPKSQSCFELFGFDILIDQNFKPWLLEVNFSPALSMDCQADFIAKHSMLNDLIDLLNFKAGDAERGGKSYRECRSPSPTYSTPRRYERNSQRKSYVRNDSSSNSTSSNSYTYSKPRVSKQSPLLLGRYKSSPRDANTGSQQHVTPRCSTLSKNNQRLPSIVKTLVDEEGESCDSGISSMTSIPRNLSNSSMASSQSSVDNQNHAGNDDEHYLAEEESVCLTGRTDLLEDNEDSDFTTDGSWLLGSDKHTMATKLLKSSVIDRPSSRSSEKERTASRKPFRLQSRPNYSKTLPRIQTSATTPRFNRSSKSTLTSMDYNRGVDSQLKDSRLHPIAEATNTPQSTLAMSMQSIDESEDPGLNRHTRSLRKKKIINSAPISRTPVRDDAHQSSFNSTDNKQIRIQRFSRKKAISSYKSPYSIESTKATKMSPSNPWPRTRVGDFVLAFPWNEAMRKASGANFDMKTIIRELQKILKKLLIASKEETNGTRKRRTSAAITKSEAIELSFMLKFEDKDSNPLYFWGPQHPPLLSSVLS